Proteins found in one Methanospirillum hungatei JF-1 genomic segment:
- a CDS encoding tryptophan transporter, with protein MKSQDIAIVGILLAVGAIARFAALYAPLPPFLVPNFVIVFYCLAIMLVVPKFSQALGIGFIGGIISALISHSIFPPGNLISEPIGAVACLLVFQALKNRFAAAPSVATLVATFASGISFLCVVMLLVMVAPGLLFKAFNYESLYAFFSAMMVMIVIPTAIINTIIAQILYVPASRALSRRS; from the coding sequence ATGAAATCACAGGATATTGCCATTGTCGGCATTTTACTTGCGGTCGGTGCAATTGCACGGTTTGCCGCCTTATACGCACCATTACCGCCATTCCTTGTACCGAACTTTGTCATCGTTTTCTACTGTCTGGCTATCATGCTGGTTGTCCCGAAATTCTCCCAGGCTCTTGGGATTGGGTTTATTGGTGGCATCATCAGTGCTCTTATCAGTCACTCGATATTCCCGCCAGGAAATCTTATCAGTGAGCCAATCGGAGCCGTTGCCTGTCTGCTCGTCTTCCAGGCACTCAAAAACCGGTTTGCTGCAGCACCATCCGTTGCAACTCTGGTCGCAACCTTTGCAAGCGGGATCTCCTTCCTCTGTGTGGTTATGCTGCTGGTGATGGTCGCACCTGGTCTGCTGTTCAAGGCATTCAACTATGAAAGCCTGTATGCCTTCTTTAGTGCCATGATGGTTATGATAGTCATACCGACTGCAATTATCAACACCATTATCGCACAGATTCTGTATGTTCCTGCATCACGGGCATTATCCCGGAGATCATGA
- a CDS encoding ABC transporter ATP-binding protein, with protein sequence MILATALSYTYPVGVRPALRDITLSIGAGELVLVTGPTAAGKTTLCYALSGILQHEFGGTCSGYLALNGRPVTEYAGVGELNRYVSMVFDDADSQLIFTSVEEELASGLETRIDSKQEIEDRVRDVMELCGITHLRERPPYALSGGQKQRVAIAAALAMDTDIIILDEPTSELDVVATSRIIEILQDLKARGKTIIIVDHSLEGYRNVADRVIVMEEGHISREGTFNEIFPEQQGSMKALYTDPDLEPYSPVNRPVIATIDSLIKRYGTIEALSGVSLTLYEGEFIAILGENGSGKTTLVKHLNGLLRPDEGSVHVRSLDAATAPVIDLVKQTGLVFQNPDTMLFADSVRDEIMFGLENIGADSPDQVIGGVLAMVGLSGSEATYPRHLSRGERQRLAVACILAMKPGLIILDEPTTGLDEKESDRMMDLMLTLQKSGHTIIMVTHNMRIAEEYASRIIAMENGRVIGDYHNLKGRAS encoded by the coding sequence ATGATACTCGCAACAGCGCTCAGTTACACGTACCCGGTGGGAGTCCGCCCGGCCCTCCGGGACATCACTCTTTCTATCGGAGCCGGAGAACTTGTCCTGGTGACCGGTCCGACTGCAGCCGGAAAGACAACGCTTTGTTATGCCCTGTCCGGCATCCTTCAGCATGAGTTTGGCGGAACCTGTTCCGGGTATCTTGCTCTGAACGGCAGGCCGGTGACTGAGTATGCAGGTGTCGGTGAACTGAACCGGTATGTCAGCATGGTCTTTGATGATGCAGACTCCCAGCTCATCTTCACCAGTGTTGAGGAAGAACTGGCATCAGGCCTTGAGACAAGGATCGATTCGAAACAGGAGATAGAGGATCGGGTCAGAGATGTCATGGAACTCTGTGGTATCACCCATCTTCGTGAACGTCCACCCTATGCCCTCTCCGGCGGTCAGAAACAACGGGTTGCCATTGCCGCAGCCCTTGCGATGGATACTGATATCATCATCCTGGACGAGCCGACCTCAGAGCTGGATGTAGTGGCAACATCCCGAATTATTGAGATCCTGCAGGATCTGAAGGCCAGGGGGAAGACCATCATCATCGTGGATCATTCCCTTGAAGGATACCGGAATGTTGCAGACCGGGTTATCGTCATGGAAGAGGGTCATATCAGCAGGGAAGGGACATTTAATGAGATCTTCCCTGAGCAGCAGGGCTCGATGAAAGCCCTCTATACCGATCCTGATCTTGAGCCATATTCTCCGGTGAATCGTCCGGTTATCGCAACCATTGATTCCCTGATCAAACGATATGGCACAATAGAAGCGCTCAGTGGCGTCTCACTGACCCTCTATGAAGGTGAGTTTATTGCAATCCTTGGTGAGAATGGTTCAGGGAAGACGACTCTGGTGAAGCATTTGAACGGTCTGTTACGACCTGACGAGGGATCAGTGCATGTGCGGAGCCTGGATGCAGCTACGGCACCGGTCATCGATCTTGTCAAGCAGACCGGTCTTGTGTTTCAGAACCCAGATACCATGCTCTTTGCTGACAGTGTCAGAGATGAGATCATGTTTGGCCTTGAAAATATCGGAGCAGACTCCCCTGATCAGGTCATTGGAGGTGTGCTTGCCATGGTCGGGCTATCGGGCTCTGAAGCAACCTATCCCCGGCACCTTTCACGGGGGGAACGGCAGCGGCTTGCGGTTGCCTGTATTCTTGCCATGAAACCCGGACTTATCATTCTGGATGAACCGACCACCGGACTTGACGAGAAAGAGTCTGACCGGATGATGGATCTCATGCTGACTTTGCAGAAGAGCGGGCATACCATCATCATGGTTACGCATAATATGCGGATTGCCGAAGAGTATGCCAGCCGGATCATTGCGATGGAGAACGGCAGGGTCATCGGGGATTATCATAACCTGAAGGGGCGTGCATCATGA
- a CDS encoding response regulator, which yields MISVLLVDDEPVILDIARAFLERHGEFSVTTVLSAEEGLALLNERGFDAVVSDYEMPVMNGLGFLKAIREKGNHIPFIIFTGRGREDVVIEALNAGADYYIQKGGDPRAQFTELAYKIRESVRKKKEVQPPAEHDIIRSKIIGHLHALETQVSMLKTAGVTPSQEPLIRECDSHIRDLLMLFGEYK from the coding sequence ATGATATCCGTCCTGCTTGTTGATGATGAACCCGTCATTCTGGATATTGCCCGTGCTTTTCTGGAAAGGCATGGGGAGTTTTCCGTAACCACTGTGCTTTCCGCCGAGGAAGGGCTTGCATTGCTGAATGAGCGGGGCTTTGATGCCGTGGTCTCTGATTATGAGATGCCGGTTATGAACGGGCTGGGTTTTCTCAAGGCAATTCGGGAAAAAGGAAATCATATCCCCTTTATCATCTTTACCGGAAGAGGCAGGGAGGATGTGGTTATCGAGGCCCTCAATGCCGGAGCTGATTATTACATTCAGAAAGGCGGGGATCCGCGTGCTCAGTTCACTGAACTTGCATATAAGATCCGTGAATCAGTACGAAAGAAAAAGGAGGTCCAGCCCCCGGCCGAACATGATATTATCAGGTCCAAGATTATCGGCCATCTTCATGCTCTTGAGACTCAGGTATCCATGCTAAAGACAGCAGGGGTTACTCCGTCACAAGAGCCCCTCATCAGGGAATGTGACTCCCATATCAGAGATCTGCTCATGCTCTTTGGAGAGTATAAATAG
- a CDS encoding energy-coupling factor transporter transmembrane component T family protein: protein MSEILQYIPGNSPLHHLNPVTKLLLVILIVGLCVMSAQVPFLCFLIGVLVLGALFSGLIKEIINQVPFLILLSFFLVILTSLTVQEGDLLLTILQSGEPGGQGYGITLGGLLFGIILSLRFIVMITAFQLFVVTTKPSDLVTGLLAFRLPVDYVLMLLIALRFIPSLQLEARRIHEAQLCRGYNPGTGISGKIRSMKPIMIPLVANSLAKTQVLGLTLDMRGYRARKNLPLHKLVFGFGDVISAVLIVVILVAFAYLHFFNA from the coding sequence ATGAGTGAGATTCTGCAGTATATACCGGGTAACAGCCCGCTTCATCATCTGAATCCGGTCACCAAGCTGCTCCTGGTAATTCTTATCGTCGGGTTATGTGTAATGTCGGCCCAGGTGCCGTTTCTCTGTTTTCTCATTGGTGTTCTGGTGCTTGGTGCCCTTTTTTCTGGTCTTATCAAAGAGATAATCAATCAGGTACCGTTCCTTATCCTGTTGTCATTCTTCCTCGTGATACTCACCAGTCTGACGGTCCAGGAAGGTGACTTGTTACTCACCATTCTTCAGTCTGGTGAACCCGGAGGTCAGGGATATGGGATCACTCTTGGGGGACTTCTCTTTGGTATTATCCTCTCCCTCCGGTTTATCGTGATGATAACGGCATTTCAACTCTTTGTCGTGACTACAAAACCCAGTGATCTGGTGACCGGACTTTTGGCATTCCGCCTTCCGGTCGATTATGTTCTCATGCTCCTAATAGCGCTCCGGTTTATTCCAAGTCTTCAGCTGGAGGCCAGGCGGATCCATGAAGCACAGCTCTGCCGGGGTTATAACCCGGGAACTGGTATATCCGGAAAGATCAGAAGCATGAAACCGATTATGATACCACTCGTTGCAAATTCACTTGCAAAAACTCAGGTCCTTGGTCTTACTCTTGATATGCGGGGGTATCGGGCCCGAAAAAATCTCCCCCTTCATAAACTGGTCTTTGGTTTTGGTGATGTTATCAGTGCGGTGCTGATTGTGGTAATTCTTGTAGCATTTGCATATCTTCACTTTTTTAATGCATAG
- a CDS encoding YkgJ family cysteine cluster protein, producing the protein MSDSYIDRELSGLMVEQDLLLKWHEQDLADIISDVGFSCLLCGRCCTTEFNCHVFLLDADAERVMAMNPSLLIPAPEFELADEEGNFYVSGYALRVREDGSCIFLTDTRCRIYDERFTICRIYPYMLHREPDRRKNLEFRQISGLNEHGEYHCPISEDDALTFARETIAYEKAYLAQMIGFYRAVRALFEQKNTRHIRAGYDRRIQEFRKGAPVVVNVWFQGTFVPVTVRREDYLGFGWP; encoded by the coding sequence ATGTCTGATTCCTATATCGATCGGGAACTCTCCGGTCTCATGGTCGAGCAGGATCTTCTTCTGAAATGGCATGAGCAGGATCTGGCAGACATTATCAGCGATGTTGGATTTTCCTGTCTTTTGTGTGGCAGATGCTGTACGACGGAATTTAACTGTCATGTATTTTTACTGGATGCCGATGCAGAGCGGGTCATGGCCATGAATCCCTCCCTCCTGATACCGGCACCTGAATTTGAGCTGGCCGATGAAGAAGGGAATTTTTACGTATCCGGCTATGCCCTCAGGGTACGGGAAGACGGGTCCTGTATCTTTCTCACTGATACCCGGTGCAGGATATATGATGAGCGCTTTACTATCTGCAGGATTTATCCGTATATGCTTCACCGGGAACCAGACCGAAGGAAGAACCTGGAGTTCAGACAAATCAGCGGTCTGAATGAGCATGGTGAGTACCATTGTCCGATATCAGAGGATGATGCTCTGACTTTTGCCAGGGAGACCATCGCCTATGAGAAGGCCTATCTGGCACAGATGATCGGGTTTTACAGGGCAGTCCGGGCTCTCTTCGAGCAGAAGAATACCCGGCATATCAGGGCAGGGTATGACCGCCGGATACAGGAGTTTCGAAAGGGTGCACCTGTGGTAGTGAATGTCTGGTTCCAGGGAACGTTTGTTCCGGTAACCGTGCGCCGCGAGGACTATCTGGGTTTTGGATGGCCATAA